The genomic stretch cTAAAAAGAAATAGATTTTACCTAGGTTTTTAGTAATAACCGAGGAAAAATATTTTATTGGAACATATTTTACTGAAAAACATTTTATTGAGGTAAAATATAAGTGTTTCTTCACCATCTTTAAACAAATATTTGTCGCTCATTTAATGAATATCAACGTTTAAGACAGTGTCATTAGTGATCCTCGTGAAACCTAAAAGTCTATTTATAAAAGCATTCTAAATAATAGTGAATCCACAAGAAACTCAAACGTTGTAAAACCCTCTATGTTTAATCAAAGAGTTGTATCAATGTGATAGATTGCAAGATAATACAAATTTTAGGTTTTTAATATGTGGTTTGTGAGAGTATTATTTTTACTTTGCAAGTGATGGATTGCAAGTGCAGAAATTTATTTGGGGTTCAAGGTTTGTGTTCTTATATAATCATATAGTgaatatttatttttttatctaacttttgttttgttttatatCATAAACAAATGAATACAAAAGTCATAGAGAATATATTGCATTCAACATTTGATCTTCCTCAAGATCAATGAAATGAAGATCCTCAATATTTACTCTTCTCCAAGATATTCAGCATTTGTTCTTCATCGGCAATGATGACGATGAAGAACAACATATTTACTTTAATATTCTCAAACAATGTAATATTCAATGAAAAGAATGTAGAGGTATATGATGTTagtttgaaaaataaaataaaaagttaTTCCTGGGATTCGAACCTGTGACCATTTAAACTAACTCCTCGGTTATTTTTAAACAAATGGGTAAAGTTCTCACTTTTCATGTCACCCCTCATTATCTCGACATTGTAACTGAGATGAAATTCATTTTGCGTCTAACATGACATGTATTATTTGTAGTAATGAGTACAGACTTTGGAGATCAAGATATCAAAAACTATGACGATAAAACTCATTTTGAGGTGGAGATTCCTAGTAGGGGGATTATATGGATGAGAAAGAAATCAAGGCTCATAATCCTAGGTATAatgagagagaaatcagagattAAAATAATCAAAACTAAAGAAAACATAATCTCCCAATCAAATATATAATTAGGGCTTAGAAgaaaaaacaaaatcaaaatagAGAAATCTGAAAAAATAAACACAAATTTTATAAGAATTAAGAgataaaaataaatttaaagtGAAATGGTGGCAGTGAACATAAGCGATACAGAGAGAAACATCCAAAGATTAAGACAATGCAAGGAGACTGAAGATAATAACGAACAAAGATGAAAGCGTAGCATCTGATTAGGTTAAAAACAAAACCAACAAGCACTTGTGAGATGGAGGCGCAGCTAGGTTTGATGGAAGGTTAGGGTTTAAACATCATAAACAAATATGTAGAATTCACAAACTAAATTGGATTGGACTGAGTTATATCGTAACAAGGGTATGAACTGGACTAGGTTAGGAAAAGATTGAGCCTAGCCATAAAGATACCCATAAATTCACGGATTCGGTTTCTGATGGATCTAAAACCAATCTCTGAATCCGACCTCACAAGCTCGAAACAACCTCTTGTTGCTTTCCGATCTAACCTGCCAATTGACTAAATCCAACCGTTTCTCAAAGTTTGGATTGGAATGATCAAATACCGTTAGATTGCAATGATGCTGAATTAGGGGTGGACAAAATCGAAAGCCGTTTAAACCAATTGAAATCTTTGTTCGTAAACCGTTAGATTGCAATGATGCTGAATTACGGGTCCATAAACCATAATTTTCAGTTACTAGTGGGTTTACATGGACGAAATCGGATTGAAATCTATAATCCATCGTAAACCATTATCGACGAAAAATAATAAAGTTACTTTAAAGGTAGTAGTACATTGTTAATTTGTTAGGATAAAGAAATATTACATAGACAttcaataaaattattttatattattaaatcataataatattttataaataaaagtATGATTCGGTGGAATAGACTCTCTCATTCTTTCAGAGTGTAATTTTCAATAATTAACCACTCATAATAGACTACTTTATATAGGCGGCTCTTTGTAGAATTTTGTAACTTCCTCCTTCATCTTATTTTCCTATCATAGATCTTCCACATGCCTTGTCACTTGTCTAATGTATTTCTACTTTTTTTATAAAGTATGATAGTTATTCTCCATACTTGATAGAAATTTTACCAATAAAGAAGAAccactttatttatttttaatctaGATTCTAGTTCTAGTTTCAACAAAGCATAAAAGTTATGTTTAACCAAAATTTAAAAGGGATAATTTTTGTGGTGTTTGTTTCGGATaatattttgtttgattttgtttAGATTTAGGTTCATCTTTAACTTCTTCTTTGTTTTAAGAAAATTTTGTAGTTTTGTCGGTAAGTGTCATCCAATGAACCCAACCAGTAAATCAGTCACCCGAGAAAATCCATGCCCGCCAAAAACAAAACTGTAAATGGACGAAATTAAATTGTAATTTTAAATCCATCAAACTTGTTTGGTGGACAACTTTTGATCCGGAACCGTCCGGCACCGGTTGTCCACCCCTGGCTGAATGAATCAGTACCGGTAGTATTATTTGAAATCCACTGCCTTATCCATAACTTTGATGAGACATGAGATGTAAAAATATAAACCTAAAACCACAGGGAAAAAAAAAAGGTTATTTGGCGCATGTAACCGTCCAAATTTAGTGTCATGATCTCACAATCTTATTTCAACATTATTATGAGATTGAGTTATTTTAATTTATCTTATTGTGCTAAACTTTGTGAAATTGTTTGAAAAAACTTACATAAATTCTCTAATATAGATTATAACTTATAAAAAATGATTTAaatctattttattttttaatgcACAAATAGTTTATACATTAAGTACTTATTATGATAATAAGTGTTTGTGTTATAAATTATAAATAAGTTGCTTATCTAATCTAATAAGATTTATTTCTTTTAAGCTTAATTGTTTGACATTGTATAGATTTTACAAACTTCAAGCAAGGGAAGAAAAGGAATAATACCATAAGATCTTTTAAAAGGGTTATCAAATCACATAACTTATAAAACAAATTTAGCCTTTCATGTAAATCACTTGCGTTCTAGCAAACAAAAAATACAATAGATAGCTAGCAAATGACAAAAAAACACCATCAGGAAATAAGTGAGAAAGTGAAGAGGACACATTTTTTCAGCTTGTTTGTTTGGAAACTTCATGATTCCATCGCCTTGTTTTCTCACACAATGGCTAGACACGCCTAACAAGGTTTCTTAGACAGACACAGTCAAACAATACAGAAGAAGTAATGAAATAGATAGAGTAACTTCGTCTATATCACTTCTGATTAATATTTAGGGTCCGTTTGTTTTgtctttttttaaaaatgatttttataatgttatatattttagtgtaaaaaaaatttacaaaagaaatttttcataaaagttttaaatgaaaattttatttgaatagttattcttaaaatgttattttaggtattttatcattttatcgaaactttttttggatatcaaaatttcaaaaaatcacttaattttgaagctatttcaaatagttttttctaaaaatcatttttgagatacaattttttttaaaattgtgattttgactatgttttgatcttcaataatgtatatttatattatataatgaacaattcaatcttttaatttataaaaaataaatttaaaaaaacttataatattttaaaaaacacttttataaaatccattttcaaaaatataaagaaaaaaattcatttttttaaagctaaaacaaactaGCCCTTAGTCTCAAATTGGAATCCTGAAATGTCGGATTAAGATTTGGCAGAGTAATTTTGTCTCAGATTTATAATTCTCCCCATTCATCTATCCCAACAAACAATATTCTAAACCACATACACTAAAAATAGAACATTAATAGTACTACTTGTTAAGAACATGGAGGATAATATTCTGAGTGAAACACAGAAAAATACTATTTCAATGCTGTTTAAAAAAATGCAGCTATCAACTGATAAATATTATGAGAAATTGTGAACTATGGTATATGCCATGTAAAGATTCAAGATTAACCTTGAAGAATGCCAATGAGAGTTTTCTCTTACTTCTTAAAAGCTTCTTAAACATCCTTTTATGGGAGTAAATTTACATGGGAGGTTGAAAAACATGGCATGATAAGGGAATGCTGTTGTGTCAATAAAAAACAGAGGATAtataaacaaaaacaaaacacTGAATAAATGGTAATGCGGATCTGCTTACTGCTTAGTGAGGGGAAGTAAGTTGCTAGACCAAGAATCTATCAACAAAATGCATGCACTTCATGTGTCAAACTCACACATTGACACTTGCATCCAATACACAAATATACTCATTTGCTTGAACCAAAATTGACAGTTTTGAGATTGAACTCACGTAGTGTATACGGATCCTCGGTTTAGTTTGAAAACAGCAATAACAAAATGCCAGTAATACAAAATGTTTATCAGAAATCACAAATCCTAGTTAATTCCTAGACTTCTTTCTTGACTTGGAGGAAGGCTTGGATGAAGAAGGTTTGCTTTGCTCGGAAGCTGCACTCTGTGTTGCACCTTTGGAGGTAGTTGCCTGGTTTGACTTTAGATTCGATTGATTGGACGAAGCACCCCCATCGTGTTTTTCTCTAACGACAGCACCTTGTGAGCCTCTCACTTGAGCAGCTCTTTTGTCCTTCCTCTTGGGCCTAAAAGTTGACCTCTCTCGCTTGGGAAGCCACCTTTCTGGATCTGGTGGAGGACCTGGGTTTGCAGGGTTAAACCCTTTAGGATACCTTGgctttctctttctctttttcttaGTTTTTGTCTTATTCTTTCCTTCCTCATTCATTTCAGTGACACCTGCTTGAGGAGGAGCCTCAACTCGTTTAACTCCAGAAGTACGCTCCAAGCTGTCCACATCAATTCCCTTCAATCCAGGTAAGGTCTTTAGTTGCTTTTCATATAGCTCTGCCTTAATTACATCCAAACGAGCTACTGTTGTTATCAGCCCAACTAGTGCATCCATGCTTCCCTGACTTTTAACAAGCTCCTCGTAGAGTTTAGCTGCATCCTCTTCCCGTCCATGCCTTAATTTGAATGAGGCAGCCTCTTGCATTATAATATTAAGCTTATTGTCCTCAGTCATAGCATTAGACCACCATTTGGTTGCAGAATCAAGTACAGAAGCTGCACCCTCAACGTCGCTGGCTCGTTCTTTTAAAGTTACAAGGGTAGCAACAGTAGCAGGCATGTGTTGAATATCTGGTATCTTAGTCAGAGAATCGGATGCAATATGTGGATGGCCAGCTGCTGCCGCCACCTGAGCCCTGGCTAAGTAAAGAACCTGGGACTTCTCAGGGAACTTTCCAGCAAACTGTGCCAGTACTTCCTCAGCCCTTCCAGCTTTATTCTCTCTAACTAAGAGGGCAGCTTGCAGCAATACTGGTACAACACTTTCAGGAAACATGTCTGGCAATGCAGAAACAAGTTCTCGAGCCTACAAATTGCGATATAACAGTACCATTAACAGCATGCTCGGTAGCCAAGTTTCGAAAATAATGATATATAACTGATAACTTAAGGACAAGAAGACAAAGATGAAAGACCTGGTCAATCCTGTTAGCATGAAGAAGCAAAAGAACCCTATTTGCATATATTGCTTCCCTTTCTTTTGCTGAAAGTTTCAAGTCCAATCCATGAGCTAGGCGAAAGCTTTGTGCCTCTTTCTCTTTTAGCCGATCAAGTT from Lathyrus oleraceus cultivar Zhongwan6 chromosome 7, CAAS_Psat_ZW6_1.0, whole genome shotgun sequence encodes the following:
- the LOC127100683 gene encoding uncharacterized protein LOC127100683 — encoded protein: MAPKPKPAPSQPPAPPPLEDLFTTLNKHIQASAFTNAVKLTDQILAIAPGDEDALRCKVVALIKDDRFDDAISAIQSSKTPPEDFHFLKAYCLYKQNKLDEALQSLQKHDRNDETMLLESQILYRLGKMDACLDIYQKLQKSKIDMLEINSVAALVMAGRSSEVQGWLDSFRVKATSSFELAYNTACSLIQRNKYTDAELLLLSGRRIGQESLMEDNWPDEDIENELSPIAVQLGYVQQLLGRKQDAIEAYVDMIKRDMADESSIAVAVNNLVSLKGPKDVSDSLKKLDRLKEKEAQSFRLAHGLDLKLSAKEREAIYANRVLLLLHANRIDQARELVSALPDMFPESVVPVLLQAALLVRENKAGRAEEVLAQFAGKFPEKSQVLYLARAQVAAAAGHPHIASDSLTKIPDIQHMPATVATLVTLKERASDVEGAASVLDSATKWWSNAMTEDNKLNIIMQEAASFKLRHGREEDAAKLYEELVKSQGSMDALVGLITTVARLDVIKAELYEKQLKTLPGLKGIDVDSLERTSGVKRVEAPPQAGVTEMNEEGKNKTKTKKKRKRKPRYPKGFNPANPGPPPDPERWLPKRERSTFRPKRKDKRAAQVRGSQGAVVREKHDGGASSNQSNLKSNQATTSKGATQSAASEQSKPSSSKPSSKSRKKSRN